The bacterium genomic interval CTCCTGCACGTGGAACTCGTACCAGGCATGGAAGTCGTCGACCCGCTCGGGGTCGGTCGTGCTCGAGGCCACGAGCATCAGGGCGCGGGGCATGGCGTCCTCCTCACTCCGATCCGGGCGGTGCGCCCGGAATCGGTCCCTTGACCTTCATACCGGCGGTGATCCCGCCGTCGAGATCGAAGTCGGCCCCGGTATAGAAGGCGCTGTCGTCCGAAGCGAGGAAGGCGACGGTTCCGGCGACGTCCTCGACGCGTCCGCGTCGTCCGATCGGCGGCGGATCGTGCCGCTCCTGGAGTTCACGCATCTTCGCGATGTCCGGCACGAAGGGCTCGACCATCTCGTTGCTGCCGGCGGCCGGGTTCACACAGTTCACGCGGATCCCGTAGCGGCCGAGCTCCAGCGCCGCGACCTTGGTCAGGCCGCGGACGGCGAACTTCGAAGCGCAGTAGGCGCTCGTGCCGCCCGCCGCGTGATGGCCGTCGATCGAGGAGATGTTCACGATCGATCCGCCGCCGTTCTCGCGCATCGGCGCGATCGCCGACCGGACGCCCAGAAACGTGCCGATCTCGTTCACCCGGACGAGCCGGAGGTAGTCTTCGACGTCCGTGTGTTCGATCGGGGCGATGTGGATCACGGCGGCATTGTTCACGAGGGTGGTCAGCGGTCCGAACGCGGACTGTGCGAGGGCGATGGCCGCACTCCAGTCGCCTTCTTTCGTGACGTCGCCGTGGGCATAGCGCGCGCGTTCGCCCAGATCCTCGGCGACGGCCCCGCCGAGTTCGTCGAGCAGATCGACCAGGACGACGCAGGCGCCGTCGGCGACGAGTCGCCGGGCGATCGCTTCGCCGGATCCCCGCGCCGCGCCGGTGACGATCGCGGTCTTGCCTTCGAGTCGGTCCATCGAGCCTCCCGGGATCTGCTCCCTCAGGTCCGATGGTGGCAAGCCGAGCGCGCAATGCCATCCCGATCGGCTACGATCGTCGCATGGGGTCGAGAGGGAGAAGAGCGCGCCGCGTGGTGGCGCTGATCGCGATGCTGAGCCTCCTTGCGGGCTGCGGGGGGCGGCTCGGGCCGGCGA includes:
- a CDS encoding glucose 1-dehydrogenase encodes the protein MDRLEGKTAIVTGAARGSGEAIARRLVADGACVVLVDLLDELGGAVAEDLGERARYAHGDVTKEGDWSAAIALAQSAFGPLTTLVNNAAVIHIAPIEHTDVEDYLRLVRVNEIGTFLGVRSAIAPMRENGGGSIVNISSIDGHHAAGGTSAYCASKFAVRGLTKVAALELGRYGIRVNCVNPAAGSNEMVEPFVPDIAKMRELQERHDPPPIGRRGRVEDVAGTVAFLASDDSAFYTGADFDLDGGITAGMKVKGPIPGAPPGSE